A genomic stretch from Thermococcus sp. MV5 includes:
- a CDS encoding pyruvate/ketoisovalerate ferredoxin oxidoreductase subunit gamma, whose protein sequence is MIEIRFHGRGGQGAVTAANILAEGAFLEGKYVQAFPFFGVERRGAPVTAFTRIDERPIRIKTQIYEPDVVVVLDPSLLDTVDVTAGLKEGGMVIINTEKSKEEVLEKLKKKPAKLALVDATTIALEILGLPITNTSILGAVAKATGVVKIESVEEAIKDTFSGELGEKNAKAAREAFGKTVVYEL, encoded by the coding sequence ATGATAGAGATTCGTTTTCACGGTAGGGGTGGACAAGGTGCAGTTACAGCTGCAAACATCTTGGCCGAAGGAGCTTTCTTAGAAGGCAAGTATGTCCAAGCGTTCCCGTTTTTTGGTGTTGAAAGAAGAGGTGCTCCAGTTACAGCATTTACAAGAATAGACGAAAGGCCTATTAGAATAAAAACTCAGATTTATGAACCTGATGTGGTAGTTGTTCTTGATCCCTCACTTTTAGACACAGTAGATGTCACAGCAGGTCTTAAAGAGGGTGGAATGGTAATCATAAACACTGAGAAATCAAAAGAAGAAGTTCTTGAGAAGCTCAAGAAGAAACCAGCGAAGTTGGCTCTTGTTGATGCTACAACAATAGCTTTGGAAATTCTTGGGTTGCCAATTACAAATACTTCAATACTTGGTGCAGTGGCAAAGGCCACTGGTGTGGTTAAAATTGAAAGCGTTGAAGAAGCTATTAAGGACACTTTCTCAGGAGAACTTGGAGAGAAGAACGCTAAGGCAGCAAGAGAAGCATTTGGAAAGACTGTTGTCTATGAACTTTGA